The window ttttaggtattgatgagtttgaattgcctgcaaaatttcaggtcatttggattagtgtagagtgagatatgtcgattttactgttgctgttctgggttgatcagaatgcgaaaactgcactagtaattggctattttgactggaattggtttggattttgttgttgatgtcttctgatgaaatgtagctgaatgtcttagctaccatatgcctttggaatcaatgcatttggacctgtatagactgagttgtgttcattacagcatagtgcgatttgggaacctgcaattacggttcaggttgtggtattctgcatttttgacctagttgtgctaggatttggactgagtggccttctacattgttgtagccctatctcttatcttcgaaacggtgggtcttgcaccttcatccgacaattgtagtgcctttggtaccattaccgcaaaatgacgtcaaaactgtttttctggttttgagtttaactttcatttccaaacttttccctagtttgacttgtactagtactacttggagtttgctgaatggctattggatgaacttgttgttgtgtgtgtacctttgggttggaatgaggaaatcatgaagccatgacggctggaaaagtaagcaaatttaggggaagtgctgtccgaacttttaaaggatttgtttgcattgagtttgtgatctaagacttgggtttgagcaaggcaatgatacatgatggatgatttctgagccatggaggtgagtgacctcaaactatttctgaagttatttatgaaccgtttcctgcattatttacttttgaactgtttccaaagttacttttgtaccgttttcttgcattatttacctttaaactgtttccaaagttgctgttgaactattttcttgcatatcatgcgtgcttgcatatgagtgttccttgtttactgtatttcttgacttattggtttgttattattgattgataatgtgttaagtgctttcaatgattgttaaaacgagttttctaggcgagtgtgtactttatcgcactcgacctaaataaatatgaaattttcaatgattaatgattaaatgctagttgcgcatgaatgtaagccgtttggctgaattgggccctgcccttcgttaccgatcgactcgagccagaagcggattcggtcgggcgatatggtgaccctgggtgaatttggtatactcgagtattaccttgtagtccggctacgtccggatgggtggagtccggctacgtccggatgggtggagaccggccagcgtccggaaaaaaaaaagatgaacgaataaaaagatgaacgagggattatttacaaaaaaaatgaacgtatccttttcatgaatgttactatcgctttccattgtacatgtttcttgaattattgatactccatatttaatgttttgtaaatgctgtaatcgtttctggacttatcatttgatttatgacatcattgatttatgacatcattgaaaagaaatattgttaaaccgatttgattactgattttctggttactcgctgagcttctagctcaccccaaaaatattttattcccctccacagggctcaaggcgaaggcaggacttgttgtgcttattcacgtgaatggatggcctatatcttgtacagttttggatttggaatcatttgatgtatagttgggaattagtttccgctgcatttgtgacatgtaattattggagacttggatgtatatttgtggatcatgtgatgtaattttgagatttatattgtaatctgtttgaggaatgtagtgaacgactgagtcccggcgagagtcgagcaggcggcccgccgaaccctctggttcgccctaggggaaggtggggtcgtcacaggaaATGCTCCTGCAAGATAGATAAAGTCTTAGCAACTTTGAAATGTCCTATTAAACCACCTCTATGTGCTTCTTTTACCAGTAAAAGTCGAATGGAACAGTTAGGTGTGCAAAGTCGATTTAGGTAGAATACGTAACCATaaaaaatcaagtaattttcTTGAGCAGCTTACGAGCAACTCTGGAACATGTCACCAAAGTCTGTATCGCTTACATACTTATCTGAGTAACTTAGTATCAAGAGTAGTGAGTAGAGAATACCTGTGAGATAGTGCATTGGCCACTATATTACTTTTACCACTCTTATATTTGATGACCAATGAAAATGTCTCAATGAAGGCAACCCAACGCGCATGCCTCTTGTTAAGACTATGTTGTGCCTTTAAGTACTTGAGAGACTCATGATCGGTGTGAACCACGAACTCTTTAGGTCTCAAGTAGTGTTGCCATACTTGGAGTGCTCGAAATAAAGCATACAGCTCCTTGTTGTAGGTTGAATAGTTTAATACTGTCCCTTTAAGTTTCTCACAGAAGTATGCGACAGGCCTACCCTCCTACATCAGCATGACTCCAACTCCTATTCCTGAAGCATTACATTCAATTTTGAAAGTTTTAGCAAAGTCAGGTAGGGTTAAAACGAGTGCATGTGTTAACTTATCGTTTAGTGCTTGGAATGCTTGCTCTTGTTCCTTTCCCCAAatgaactttttattttttttgaaaagtgcAGTGAGTGGGGCTGCCAGGGTGCTAAAATCCTTCACAAATCATCTGTAGAAGCCTGCGAGTCCATGAAAGCTACGCACGTCCCCAATGGACTTAGGGGTCGGCCACTCTTGGATAGCCCGTACCTTAGACTCATCTACTTGTATCCCTTGTGCTCTAATCACAAACCCTAGAAACACAAGATGCTCAGTACAAAAATTGTACATTTTGAGATTACCATATAGCTTTTCCCTTCGAAATACATCCAAAACAGTTTTTAAATGCTCAAGATACTCTTCAATGCTACAGCTATAGATAAggatatcatcaaaataaactaCTATAAATTTCCCTAAGAATGGTCTTAAGACATGGTTCATAAGCCTCATAAATGGGTaggtgcattggttaatccGAAAGGCATTACTAATCATTCGTACAAGCCATACTTAGTTTTGAAAGCAATTTTTCACTCAACTTCTTCCTTAATCTGAATTTGATGATACCCACTTTTTGAATCAATTTTGGTAAAAATGACTGCACCATGTAATTCGTCAAGCATGTCATCTAACCTAGGTATAGGGTGACAATACTTTACCGTAATTATGTTCACAGCTCGGCAGTTGGTACACATGTACCATGCTCCATCCTTCTTAGGTACTAGAATCACCGGCACCGCGCAAGGACTCAAATTCTCTCTCGCCCATCCCTTGTCTAGCAACTCATCCACTTGTCGTTATAGCTCCTTTGTTTGCTCGGGGTTGTTCTTGTAGGCTGGATAGTTAGGTATGGTTGCTCCAAGCACAAAGTCTATTTGGTGTTCAATCCCACAAATAGGTGGCAAACCACTTGGAATGTCCTTGGGAAAAATGTCCTTGTAATCCTGCAAAATTGAAGCAATAATAGATGGAAAGTTAGTAAATGGATCATCATCGGACAGCCCTACTTCATTGCATGCAAGTACGAGAAGCGGTTGTCGTTCACTCATAGCTTGTTTCACTTGTTTGGCTTTTATGAGCATCAAGTGCTTTCCCTCATTTTTTccctcatttcttttcttttcctcactAGCTGAATGCGcatttacttttttcttttcatttttctcggCTCTAAGTTCATTCTTCTTCCTCGCATTTTCCAGTTCGAATTCCCTTTGAAGACCTTCTTGGTGTGCTCGAATTTGCTTAGAAGATAGAAGTGCAAGAGTGATTTTGCGGTCCTTGTACATGAATGAGTATTTGTTGCTCACTCCTtcgaaattcactcgcctatcatATTGCCATGGTCGTCCAAGGATTATGTGACTTGCATGCATGGGTACAACATCACATAGAATCTCGTCTTCGCAGCGACCAATCTTGATGGCTACCAATACTTGTTTGGCTACTCGAACCTTCCCACTGTTATTAAACCATTGCAGTTTGTAGGGTCGGGGGTGCTCCATAGTTGGCAAATCCAACTTCTCCACCATCGTAGCATTAGCAATATTTGTACAACTGCCGCCATCGATAACAACGCTGCACAACTTTTCCTTGACTAGGCAGCATATATAGAAGATGTTCTCACGTTGTATATCATCCTCTTGAGGTCGTGCGGTTAAGGCTCGTCGTGCAACAAGACCGAACCCCACTTTATCCTCAAGTGCACGTTCTTCCCCCTCATTCGATTCATCTTCATCTTCGACTAATGGTGGCATATCAGTGTATTCGGTTTCATCATCTATCACAATTTTCCTATTGGGTAGGACTAGCATGATCCGTTGGTTAGGGCAATGCTTGGCAATGTGTCCCCGCCCTTGACATTTGAAGCATCGATCATCTCTTCCTCTCACTTGGGCTTGATTGGTCACCAATTTTTCTTTGTTGTCCCCCTTAGATGGTTCGACCTTTGCCTTGGTAggaaaatcagatttggtttgtTTGAAACCTCCTCGGTCCTCGGTCCTTCGCTCATTCCTTGGAGTGAATTGTCTCGAGTTTGGGGTAGAGTAGGAGTAACCAATCCGTGtgttacccctcctcttgagacgGTGCTCCACCTTTTTAGCCTTTGCTACCAACTCATGTAGCTCCAAATAATCCtccaacttgaccttctcggtGATTTCAGGTCGAAGTCCATCTAAGAATCTTGCCATGGTTGCTTCCTTGTCTTCTTGAACATCAGCCCTAAGCATGAGgatctccatctccttgtgATACTCATCAACACTCCTAGTGCCTTGCGTAAGAGTTCGTGACTGTTGGTACAAATCTCTATAGTAATGGCTCGGCACAAATCGGGCCCTCATCATCCCCTTCAACTCGGTCCAAGACACAATCTCCGATAGTCTATTCCTTCGTCGAGATGTGGTAAGTTGATCCAACCATACTATGGCGTACTCACTAAATTCAATCATGGCCAACTTCACTTATTGTTCATCCGTATAATCTTGACAAGAAAAAATCATCTTAACCTTGGACTCCCATTTCAAATACGCTTCCGGATCTGACCGTTAGAATTTTCATTTTAATTCTCTTAGAAACGTTGAAGGGCTTATATGGTTACCTTGACTTGGATTTGGAACACTTAAAGGGTTCCTCCTCTTCATCATTGGAACTCGCAGACTCCTCCATGTATTGTCTCCTatgagttgttttggaaggatTAGAAGTGCCTTGGGAGCTACTACCCACCAACTTCTCATGAATCAGGTCTAAGCATCGGCTAACATTttttcccacatttctttgAATCTTGTTTCCAACATATCAGCAAGCATTTTGGTGTCAACGGTTTGATGCATTCCTTCACTTTCACGAGACATGCTTCCTTTCACCTATAAAACAATGTtagtgaaataaaatatttctcACTTCATTCCCTTACGTGTTTACTCTCGCACTCATGTTTTACTCTAGTTTTCCCCTCAAATAGTCCTCACAAGTATGTTCTCGAGGCCCGCTCGCTtcccttgaagaaattagaaaaattcccccaAAAGCCAACCAGTTTTGCACAAGAACCCTCTCAAATGTAGCTCAATCAGATTTGGAGTGAAATAAATAAGGCTGGACAATGGAACaaataaagctggaaattttacGGGAAGAGTACTAGTTGTATGACACAACAATGACCAAATGACCGACACTTAAAACTAGAATTTTGAGATACTAATTTGGACTTTAAAGACGAATTTTTAtggttggaatttctggaaaatataGGCTAACAACTGACTCAAAGGAACTACAAAGATTGGATTCAAGAATACTTGCATATAGACGTTATTGATGCTTGTTCTTGTGGCATCAGTTTTAGGAAATATTGACAAGCGGAAAATTTCTTGGATTAATCTGGAAATATCCCCCTTTTCCTATCCTACTAAGGATTTGATAGGCTatcaaaaagaaatttaaaataactTGGACAGTTTGTTCTATTAGGACTAATCTAACCTAATCCAACTTGGACTTGGAGTAGGGTTTAGTGGCTGTTTTGTGGCTGATGATGTTTCAGCCGTTTGGAATGTTTTGGACACACCCAACACTCAATTTTTGGAGGTTTTCAAGAACAATTTCACGGCTGAAtgttttccccctttttttatatatagccAAGAACTTGAAGAACTAGAGTTTTAaggctggaatttttttttggcagattCGTTTGttcaagatttggttcccaaacCCCCAACAAGCTTCAAGATTcgttcaagaattcaagaagttaatttcca is drawn from Coffea arabica cultivar ET-39 chromosome 1c, Coffea Arabica ET-39 HiFi, whole genome shotgun sequence and contains these coding sequences:
- the LOC140038852 gene encoding uncharacterized protein, coding for MIEFSEYAIVWLDQLTTSRRRNRLSEIVSWTELKGMMRARFVPSHYYRDLYQQSRTLTQGTRSVDEYHKEMEILMLRADVQEDKEATMARFLDGLRPEITEKVKLEDYLELHELVAKAKKVEHRLKRRGNTRIGYSYSTPNSRQFTPRNERRTEDRGGFKQTKSDFPTKAKVEPSKGDNKEKLVTNQAQVRGRDDRCFKCQGRGHIAKHCPNQRIMLVLPNRKIVIDDETEYTDMPPLVEDEDESNEGEERALEDKVGFGLVARRALTARPQEDDIQRENIFYICCLVKEKLCSVVIDGGSCTNIANATMVEKLDLPTMEHPRPYKLQWFNNSGKVRVAKQVLVAIKIGRCEDEILCDVVPMHASHIILGRPWQYDRRVNFEGVSNKYSFMYKDRKITLALLSSKQIRAHQEGLQREFELENARKKNELRAEKNEKKKVNAHSASEEKKRNEGKNEGKHLMLIKAKQVKQAMSERQPLLVLACNEVGLSDDDPFTNFPSIIASILQDYKDIFPKDIPSGLPPICGIEHQIDFVLGATIPNYPAYKNNPEQTKEL